AGCTGCAACTAAATTCGATGAATTAATGACCGAACACCTTACAACAGCTGCAGAACTGGTGCAGGCAGCAGTCGCAGAGGATAATACAAAAGAGGATGATGCTGAAAAAAGATGGTACAAAAATGCAGATGAAATTGCAGCCACTTTAAACAGGCTAAACCCCAACTGGGAAGAAAAAGAAATGAAAAATATGTTATACGACCATCTAAGACTAACCAAAGAAGAAACAATGGCCAGAATAACCAAAGACTATACAAAAGACATATCTACTTATGATGAAATAGAAAAACAAGCAAGAATGATGGCAGATGGATTTTCCCACGGAATAATCATGCAATTCCCTGAAAAATTCGAAATGAAGAAAAAACACTTCTGGCAACGAATGTAAACATAATTACTATTCTTAAAATCTTTTTTTTAAATTTCTATTTCTTTCTAGTTTACTATTTTACAAAACTGAATAATAATGTTCGATATCTATAAAAAGTGTCATTTTCATTCTATAAAAAAAAGTATTAGAGAGTAAATTAAGAATTTATAATCTGCCCCTACCTCTGCCCCTACCTCCTATTAAAACTCCTATTACTCCACCTATTGCACCGATAATTGCAAGAATTATTATGTTACTTATACTTGCTGCAACTCCAAATCCAATTAAAGCAAGTATGAATAATACTATTGCTGCAACGATACCAACAAGTGCCCCATTGACAGCTCCATTTATGTAGTCTCCTCCTATCATATAACCAACATAAATTGTGGCTATTAAGAATCCTATGAATGCTCCCGATGGTGATATCAAACCAAGGATAAAACCAAGAATTATTGCAATTACTACTCCAATTATTACAGTATTCCATCGTACATAAACCATATTCACACTCCCAATATTATTTGATAAGAAGATAGTAATCAATAAATTTTTAATAAATATTCATTATCTTATAATTTTTATCTTTTATTTTTACCTTCGGCTTCTTTAGCTTTCCCCTTCATTTCTCCTTTCATCTCTTTAGCTTTCCCTTTTATTTCTCCTTCCATCTCTTTAGCTTTTCCTTTTATTTCTCCTTTCATTTCCTTTGCTTTTCCTTTCATTTCACCTGTTTTTTCACTCATAAAAATCCCTCCATAATATGTTTTACTTTCCTAATTCATAATATTATATTTATATTTTCTATTTTGATGATGTGTTGTTGTCTAGGTTTTGATACCAACCTTTACCGGTGCCTCCCATGAGTTTTGGAAGTATAAAACTTCGCATAACTGTTTTAAACATAACCTTGAACATATGCCGATGGTTCATGAGATAGCTTGGTCTTGCATAAAATTTTAAATATGCCATGGCCAGTTTTCTTTCAACCATATTTTTGTTTAAACCCATTTCATCATATTTTAAAACTGGTTTAAGTACAGTGTATTCATCCCAGTCATCATTGTCTATTAAATCTTTTTCTTTGAGTTCATTGTAGATAGGTGTTCCGGGGAATGGTGTTAGGATGGAATATTGTGAGTAGTCTGAGTCAAGTTTTGTTGAGAAATCTATGGTCTTATTCATATCTTCTTCGGTTTCTCCAGGATATCCTAATATAAAAGAGGTTAAAACTTCTAGATCCACATTTTTAGCACTTTTAACCGCATCTTCAGCTTGTTTTAATGTTATGCCTTTTTTCATAAGGTCCAATATACGCTGTGACCCCGATTCCACACCGTAATAGATTGTTTTTAATCCTGCACTTTTCATATTTTGAAGTAAATTCTGGTCTACACTGTCAACCCGTGATGATGCAACGAAGCTTAAATCTAGATCTCTGGCTTTGATTTCATTTGCTATATCGTTAGCTCTTCTTTTATTGAGCATGAATGTGTCATCCATGAATCCTATATCTCTTATTTGATATTGGTTTATTAATTCTTCAATTTCGTCCACGACGTTGTCTGGACTGCGTGATCGGAACTTTTTACCCATGATTAATGATGATGAACAGTAGTTACAGTTGTACACACAACCTCTGCTCGTAATTATCCCACCCGTCTGTTCTTTAGAAGCACCATATGAATCAAAAGGTACAAGATGTCTTGCCGGGAAAGGTAATGCGTCAAGATCTTTTATCAAAGGTCGTTTTTGTGTTGTTTTTATATTTCCATTCATTAAATCCCTGTAAACAATTCCTTTTACCTCTTCAAGATCATTGATACTTTTGTTGGAATATTTGGCCAAATCCACAATTGTTTCCTCTCCCTCACCCATAACTACTACATCCAGATTTTCTGAACTCTTTAAGGTTTCAGATGGCATGAAAGTAGTGTGGGGTCCACCAATTACAGTTAATGAATTGGGTAGAATGTTTTTGATTAGTTCCACGTATTTCAATGCGCTTTTTATAGTAGATGTGGTTGCTGTAACACCTACAATTTGTGGATTGAGCTTTTCTGCCAGCTCAGAAACCTTTTCGTAGCCCATCTGAAGAAGATCATCATCTACAATTTTAACTGAGTAAGATTCTTTCTCAAGTGATGATGCCAAGTACATAAGATTTGTAGGAGGGGTAATGAAACCAAGAGCATTCTTCAATGCATTCTCATCATAAGGATTTATAAGCAGTATATCAAATTTTTTATTCATTTTATACCTTTTTTAGTTATCAATCAAGAGCCTATCTGAAATTTATTAAACTTTTTTTCCATCATATCTGAAATTTTCTCTATGTTTATGGCATAAAAACAAAGGATAACTCTCGTTATCCCTAAAAAATCCTTAAAAATCTTAGTACAACCCTAATATCTTTAATAAGATTATTACTACTATTATGAATACAATGAGGCCTATCCAACTAGTCTGTCCTTTATTATCCATTATATCACTCCTCTAAATTTCATCTTTTTAACTTATTTCATACATTAGTTATTATCTTAGTCTCTCCTATCTCTATCGTCCCTTCTATCATCTCTCCTATCTCTATCGTCCCTTCTATCATCTCTCCTATCTCTATCATCCCTTCTATCATCATCCCTTCTATCATCTCTTCGATCTCTATCATCCCTTCGATCTCCGTCCCTTCGGCCGCCATAGTTTCTGCGGTTTCTGCGGTTTAATAATAATATTAGAGCGCCGATTAAACCGCCTATTGCGCCTGCGACTATTACAAGAATTAATTCTGGTGCTGAGTTTAATGGGACAAAGGTTGATAACTGTGAAGAGAATGCAGCTATCTGACCTTTAAATAAGCTTAGTATCCATAAGATTATTGCACCAGCAACACCCATAAGTGCCCCATTAATCACACCATCAATAATATCACCATAAGATATGTATCCAACTATTATACCTGCGATTAGAAAACCAAATATTGCAACTGGCAATCCAATAACTGATCCAACACCCAAAATTGACAACACTACAGTAATTATAATTGCCAAAATAAAACCTTCAACTATAGCTCCAACACTTACCATTCTATCCCCTTCAAAATTTTTTATTAATAATAAAAAAAATAATATATTAAATTTTCAGAACTGAAATTATATGGATTATTCGGTCTTGAAAATTTTGCCTTTAATTAGAACACTATCTCCTATTGCTTCAATCTTTTCATAGGGTACTATTTTTTTATCGCCTAGGCCTATTTTTGCTGATATTCCTGCTTCTTTTAAATGTATAGATGTTACGGTGTTGGTTTCAAAATCCCATTCTACATCCTTTACTATACCTATTTGGTCTCCAGATTCGTCTATAACATCTTTTCCAATCAATTCATCTGATATTTTCATACTTTTCCACTCTCCAAATTTCACTTATCTAGATAATCCAATTTTCTCTATAATTGATTTAAGTCAGTATTTATCAGTTTAGAATATTCCTAATAATCTTAAAAGGATAATTAACACAATTATAACTACTATAATATATAACAGACTGGGTCTGCCTCCATTCATATTTTCACCTCTACGGTTGGTACATTAATCACAATCTAGTAACTAAAACAAATTCCAGATTCAATTTCATTTAATTGAAATGTATTTCCTGTATAACATTATATGTCAATCGTAATTGTTATAGATGTCTATATTTTCAATAAAGAATTGCTTTATTTTGATGGTATCATTTAAAAAGTCCCAAGTGAAAATGTTTTCAATAGTTAATTTAAAAGAAGTATTAAACGGTTGTTTAAATTAGTTTCAAGTGATTTTACAGATTATTTGATGACCTAATCTATGATTACTTAAGATATTATATAAACTATTGACTTTAATATAGTATTTTGCCTGCATACTAACTTAAATATGTACACAATAGATTGGGCGATTCCTAAATTTTGATGGATTTAATGTTGATTGATAGCAGATTTTGCATGATATTTTACAATAAAAACTTAAAAATAATAATACTTTTTTTCAATTTCATACATCAATTTCATAGTATATCCATGCACTTTTAGACATGAGTATAACCATTTTATATAAAATTTAGATTTTCTTATTTATTTTTAAAATTGATTAATTTTTATTAGAATAAATTATTTAATTAAAAAATCAATAATATTTTGGGAATTATTTTGAATAATACATTTAAAATTTTGATAATTATAAATTGTTTATGAATTTTTTTATAATTTAAATTATTATTGGAGGATTCAGACATGAGTAAAAAATTAGAATTTAGTGAAGAGGATGGATGGGAAGAAATAGAGGATATGGATGAATTTTTTACTTTTGAAAAGGTTGGAGATTCAGTGCATGGAATATATATCTCTAAAGAAGTAAATGTTGGTAGAAATAAAGCAGATGTATATGTTCTAAAAACTGGACCGGTAGAACATAAGATCTTTGGAACAGTAGGACTTAAAAAGAAAATGGCAGATGTTCCAATAGGTTATGAAGTAGGAATAATATATGAAGGTGAAAAACCATCTACTCCACCAAAAAAACCATACAAACTTTTTAGAGTATTCAAAAGACCAGCAACCGATGACAAATAGAGAAATCATGTCTGATTGGTGTCAGTTGATTAATTCTCAGTAGCATTGCATAAATATATATAATATAACTCTGAACGAATACAATAATTGGATATTACTTATTTTAATATTTGACATTTACTCATAGCATTTGTATTTAAATCTACACTTCAAACTGATAGTAACAACTAGAACAAACATATTTTCTTTTAGTAGAATTTGAACTACCTTCACTTGTCATTAGACAATTAACTTCACATTTTGGACATTTTTTCCATTCTTTCTTCATAGTCACATCCTTATTATATATTCAAAATTAAATTTTAAACCACTTTTTACATTCCGAACAATAGTATTCAGTAACAATGATAGTAAAGTATATCTTTTTCTTTGCTTCTGAATCTTTATCTTTTGAACGTACTGGATGGATGTAACGGTTTTTTTGACCTTCAAATCCACAATTGGGACATTTGATATTTTCAGTCATTATATAAAATAGTTAGATAGAAACTATCTTATAATATTTACTATTTTATTTTGATTAAAAAGAGTTAATTAACATCTTAAAGCCTTTGAACATGACTTATCAAATATTACACATTTAGCTTCATAAAAATTTTCAAACGTTCCTAAATGACCCATAAATGTCTTAATATCCGTCTCAAAGTCTTATTGCCCTGTGATATTTTTGATGATAGATTTATTAAAGATAAAAGATTTTGTGATAAAATTCACTAAAAACAAGTTGTTACTGCAAGTGTAAACAAATTATGTTATTCTAACTTATTAATACTTTCATTTTAAATTTATAGAAATTCCTATACATATTTAACCCAGTAAATTGTTCAATTAATTAGAGAGATATTTTGTTCATATATATTACATTGTGGGCTTCGTAGAAGTTTCTGAATAGGTTTATTTTATACATGATTATTTCAACGGATTTATCAAGTTCTTTTGGCATGATTTTAACTGGGATTATGATTGTAATTTCCATTGTCAATGTTTCTAAAATTTCATCATATTTAATTTCAAGTTTTGTAGAGTAATCGTTATCTGTATATAATTTGAATTTGTCTAATTCTTCTTTTAGATAGGTGTATAATTCTTTGTTAACAGGGGTATCTTCGAATTTAAGAAAAATATGGGTAGATGTTTGGTTCTCATTTGTTTTAATATCGACAATTTTTATCATTTACATAATCTCCATAGTTATATATGAACTTAGAAATGAATATATTTATCGAAAATAAGAAAAATCAGAGTTTTAATTAAAAAAATAGTACTGTTCGTTTGATATAAAACAAAAATATTATTTTTTAAGTAAGATATTTGGTATATTAAAAATAGATAGGGATATGTAAACAATATCATAACGAATTATTAATTATTTAATGGGGTCTTTTAGAACGGAAAATTCGAAGATCTTAATAGTAGAAGATGAAATTATAGTAGCAACAGATTTAAAACAACAATTAGAACAGATAGGCTATAAAGTAGTAGGGATAGCAAGCAATGGAAAAGATGCAATAAAAAAAGTAAAGAAACAAATCCAGACTTAATATTCATAGACATAATGCTCCAAGGAGATATAGATGGAATAGAAACAGCAAAAATAATAACTAAACTATACAAAATTCCCCATATATACCTAACAGGCCTCCAAGATAATAAAACATGGGAACGATCAAAAACAAGCCTACCATCTAATTATATAAACAAACCATTTGACGAAGCAGAAATAAAAAATGCCATACACCAAGCCATATCCTTAAAATAAGTTTAGGGAACCTCCCTAGAACTAAATGTCATCTTTCCACCAAAAACAGATAAAAAAAAATTTATAGTATTATTAACCTATTTCTTTAATTGCCAGTTCAATATCTACTGCTTTAACAGTTACTCTTCCAGCGTGTTTTGCAAGTAAAAGTGCTTGTTTGGAAATATCTTCTCCACATTCTTCTAAAACTTTTCCTAAAGCTTCTTTAGCATCCTCACTGATTCTTATATTTGCATCTGCATGTTTTATTATTCTTCCTATTGGAGCTATTGGTAGTTCATTCATATTTATCACCATATATAGTTAACAGCCTTATTTTATTTAAATACATTGAATTTTAATGGATTTTCTTAACGATATATACTTTTTATAAAGATTTAGTGACTTTTTATCACAAAAACATGTTATAATAGTGTAAGTGTAAAAAAAAATATCAAAATTGTTATATTTTATCTGATGTTAAATATTCTAAAATTTGATAAGAAACAGAGATCATAATTTCATTTATTCAAACTTTCCTCAATTATTTTAATCTCCTCAGGTGAACAAACCGGACAGAGTCATATGATGGATTTAAATATTAATTGTTAGCAGATTTGTTAATGATTGTTTAAATAACTTAAAAATAATAATACTTTTTTTCAATTTCATACCTCAATTTAATAATATAATCCATGCATTTTTAGATATGAGTATAACCATTTTCAATGCAATTTTTAAGAGTCTGTGATTTATTGGAATTTCCATGGGATATGTAAGGATCGAATGGACATTTCTTTATGTATAACCCAGAACTCGAGTTTTCATACAATGTACAATTTTTAACACCTTTTTTACTCAAATAATTAGATAGTGTTGAACCATAGGTTATCCTTCCCATATTAACTTTCAAACCACCATAATTTTTACATTTGATAAAGGGTAAAGGGTCTGGTATTTCATTGAATTCATGAGTTTCTTCTGAAAACATTTTAGTTGGTTGTAAACCTATTATAGGTACTTTTTGAATGACGT
This sequence is a window from Methanobacterium sp. SMA-27. Protein-coding genes within it:
- a CDS encoding B12-binding domain-containing radical SAM protein, which gives rise to MNKKFDILLINPYDENALKNALGFITPPTNLMYLASSLEKESYSVKIVDDDLLQMGYEKVSELAEKLNPQIVGVTATTSTIKSALKYVELIKNILPNSLTVIGGPHTTFMPSETLKSSENLDVVVMGEGEETIVDLAKYSNKSINDLEEVKGIVYRDLMNGNIKTTQKRPLIKDLDALPFPARHLVPFDSYGASKEQTGGIITSRGCVYNCNYCSSSLIMGKKFRSRSPDNVVDEIEELINQYQIRDIGFMDDTFMLNKRRANDIANEIKARDLDLSFVASSRVDSVDQNLLQNMKSAGLKTIYYGVESGSQRILDLMKKGITLKQAEDAVKSAKNVDLEVLTSFILGYPGETEEDMNKTIDFSTKLDSDYSQYSILTPFPGTPIYNELKEKDLIDNDDWDEYTVLKPVLKYDEMGLNKNMVERKLAMAYLKFYARPSYLMNHRHMFKVMFKTVMRSFILPKLMGGTGKGWYQNLDNNTSSK
- a CDS encoding PRC-barrel domain-containing protein → MKISDELIGKDVIDESGDQIGIVKDVEWDFETNTVTSIHLKEAGISAKIGLGDKKIVPYEKIEAIGDSVLIKGKIFKTE
- a CDS encoding DUF5518 domain-containing protein, which produces MVYVRWNTVIIGVVIAIILGFILGLISPSGAFIGFLIATIYVGYMIGGDYINGAVNGALVGIVAAIVLFILALIGFGVAASISNIIILAIIGAIGGVIGVLIGGRGRGRGRL
- a CDS encoding DUF5518 domain-containing protein; the protein is MVSVGAIVEGFILAIIITVVLSILGVGSVIGLPVAIFGFLIAGIIVGYISYGDIIDGVINGALMGVAGAIILWILSLFKGQIAAFSSQLSTFVPLNSAPELILVIVAGAIGGLIGALILLLNRRNRRNYGGRRDGDRRDDRDRRDDRRDDDRRDDRDRRDDRRDDRDRRDDRRDDRDRRD
- a CDS encoding histone family protein — encoded protein: MNELPIAPIGRIIKHADANIRISEDAKEALGKVLEECGEDISKQALLLAKHAGRVTVKAVDIELAIKEIG